From one Gossypium hirsutum isolate 1008001.06 chromosome D08, Gossypium_hirsutum_v2.1, whole genome shotgun sequence genomic stretch:
- the LOC121220021 gene encoding casein kinase 1-like protein 3: protein MERIVGERYKLGRKIGSGSFGEIFLATHIETGETVAVKIENRQTKHPQLLYEAKLYNILQGGSGIAHIKWCGVNGEDNVLVLDLLGPSLEDLFVYCGRKFSLKTVLMLADQMIARIEFMHAKGFLHRDIKPDNFLMGLGRKANQVYIIDFGLAKRYRDPNTNRHIPYRENKNLTGTARYASCNTHLGIEQSRRDDLESLGYVLLYFLRGSLPWQGLKAATKKQKYDKICEKKLSTPIEVLCKSHPVEFASYFHYCHSLTFDQRPDYGFLKRLFQDLFTREGYESDYIFDWTILKYQQAQRTKTHPQSSDVQPFSGTRNSQAMTTDKLKGIKDASYSGEVMEHRGPSNLGRPDVRMQFRPSVSQNMGEKHMGSNTAIPSTSFARSGALKKSQPKAEGPTEATNNGRGHGNKTGASSSWMPSFHRISSTK from the exons ATGGAGAGGATCGTGGGAGAGAGATACAAGTTAGGTCGCAAAATCGGAAGTGGATCGTTCGGTGAAATTTTTCTTG CTACTCATATCGAGACGGGTGAAACTGTCGCGGTAAAGATT GAAAACAGGCAGACAAAACATCCTCAATTGCTATATGAAGCCAAGCTGTATAATATTCTTCAAGGAGGAA gtGGCATTGCTCACATAAAATGGTGTGGAGTAAATGGCGAGGATAATGTGCTTGTTCTTGACTTGCTGGGACCAAGCCTGGAAGACTTATTTGTCTACTGTGGGAGAAAGTTTTCATTGAAAACAGTCTTAATGTTGGCTGATCAAATG ATTGCTAGAATAGAATTTATGCATGCTAAGGGGTTTCTGCATAGAGACATCAAACCAGATAATTTCCTCATGGGTCTTGGCAGGAAAGCAAATCAG GTCTACATAATTGACTTTGGTCTTGCCAAAAGATATCGTGATCCCAACACAAATAGACATATTCCTTACAG GGAGAATAAAAATTTAACAGGAACTGCACGTTATGCTAGTTGCAATACTCATCTTGGAATTG AGCAAAGCCGTCGGGATGATTTGGAATCACTTGGCTATGTTCTTTTGTATTTCTTGAGGGGAAG TCTTCCTTGGCAGGGTCTAAAGGCTGCTACAAAGAAGCAgaagtatgataaaatatgtGAGAAGAAGTTATCAACACCAATAGAG GTCTTGTGCAAGTCGCACCCTGTGGAGTTTGCATCATACTTTCACTATTGCCACTCTTTAACATTTGATCAGAGGCCTGATTATGGATTCTTGAAGCGTTTGTTTCAAGATTTGTTTACCCGAGAAG GTTATGAGTCTGATTACATATTTGACTGGACAATTCTAAAGTACCAGCAGGCACAAAGGACAAAGACACATCCTCAATCATCT GATGTGCAGCCTTTTTCTGGAACAAGAAACAGCCAAGCAATGACTACAGATAAGCTTAAAG GAATCAAGGATGCTTCTTATTCAGGTGAAGTTATGGAGCACAGAGGACCAAGTAACCTTGGTCGTCCAGATGTTCGTATGCAGTTTAGACCATCGGTTAGTCAAAATATGGGTGAGAAACAT ATGGGGAGCAATACAGCAATACCTTCCACTTCATTTGCTCGTTCTGGTGCCTTGAAAAAGAGTCAACCCAAAGCAGAGGGGCCAACTGAAGCTACAAATAATGGCCGTGGACATGGGAACAAAACTGGTGCTTCAAGCAGCTGGATGCCATCATTCCATAGAATATCTTCAACTAAGTGA
- the LOC107943800 gene encoding protein NRT1/ PTR FAMILY 1.2, with protein sequence METPSDENNKIREPFLSSSPSKGGFRTLPFILATEAFERVATIGLSPNMIVYLRREFGMETAKAANVIFFWSAATNFTPIIGAFIADSYMGKYRMIGFGSVLCFLGMILLWSTAIIPQARPYCDQFNTICEAPTTPQLLLLYCSLGLISIGAGGIRSSCMAFGADQLDKRKNPENTKTLQSFFGWYYATITFSALIAVTLIVYAQDNLGWGMGFGIPVMLMFGSAVSFFLASSFYIKLKAKTSLLTGLAQVIVASFRNRHIELPSHATTEVYHIRKGSMLQVPSEKLRFLNKACVIKDPQEDLTSNGDASNPWSLCTVDHVEDLKALMRVMPLCSAGIMMSVNVYQGSFMVIQAGTMDRHVTPNFEIPAGSFSMFMMISIVVWIPFYDRIALPLASKIKGKPVRLGLKQRMGIGLLCSGASMVASAIIEYTRRKIAIEEGLSDEPAAVVHMSALWILPFYILGGLAEAFNGIGQIEFCYSELPKTMSTIAANIYGFGTFISNLVASFITSTVDNVTKRGGESWISSNMNKGHYDYYYCLLAGLSMLNFIYFLACCKAYGPCHGDNKNQAEKSKKGDYESIDDS encoded by the exons ATGGAAACTCCTTCAGATGAAAACAACAAGATCAGAGAACCCTTCCTTTCATCCTCTCCATCAAAGGGTGGTTTCAGAACACTGCCTTTCATCTTAG CAACGGAAGCTTTTGAAAGGGTGGCGACTATTGGGTTATCACCGAATATGATAGTGTATTTGAGGAGAGAATTCGGCATGGAAACAGCTAAAGCTGCTAACGTGATCTTCTTTTGGTCAGCTGCTACCAACTTCACTCCGATCATTGGTGCTTTTATTGCCGATTCTTATATGGGAAAGTACCGTATGATCGGATTCGGATCCGTCCTTTGTTTTCTG GGGATGATTCTATTATGGTCAACAGCCATAATTCCACAAGCAAGGCCATATTGCGACCAATTCAACACCATTTGTGAAGCCCCGACAACACCCCAACTTCTACTCTTATATTGTTCATTAGGCCTAATCTCTATCGGAGCCGGTGGCATAAGATCGTCGTGCATGGCCTTTGGTGCCGATCAATTGGATAAGAGAAAAAACCCGGAAAATACAAAAACTTTACAGAGTTTCTTCGGCTGGTACTATGCTACTATCACGTTTTCAGCTCTAATTGCTGTAACTTTGATCGTTTATGCTCAAGATAATTTGGGGTGGGGAATGGGTTTCGGGATACCTGTAATGTTGATGTTCGGTTCAGCTGTTTCTTTCTTCTTAGCATCTTCGTTTTACATCAAGTTGAAAGCTAAGACAAGCTTACTCACTGGTCTGGCTCAAGTTATAGTGGCTTCTTTCAGAAACAGGCACATTGAGTTACCGTCCCATGCCACTACTGAAGTTTACCATATTAGAAAGGGATCGATGCTCCAAGTGCCAAGTGAAAAACTAAG GTTTCTGAATAAAGCTTGCGTGATAAAAGATCCTCAAGAGGACTTAACCTCGAATGGAGATGCTTCAAACCCATGGAGTCTTTGTACAGTAGACCATGTGGAGGATCTAAAAGCATTGATGAGAGTAATGCCACTTTGCTCTGCCGGAATCATGATGTCCGTCAACGTTTATCAAGGCTCATTTATGGTAATTCAAGCAGGCACCATGGACAGGCACGTAACTCCAAACTTCGAAATCCCAGCAGGTTCATTCAGCATGTTTATGATGATCTCTATAGTTGTATGGATCCCCTTCTACGACCGGATAGCTCTTCCTTTAGCTTCAAAGATTAAAGGAAAACCAGTTCGTCTTGGTTTAAAACAAAGGATGGGGATTGGTCTTCTTTGCTCTGGTGCATCCATGGTAGCATCCGCAATTATAGAGTATACTCGACGGAAAATCGCGATCGAAGAAGGACTTTCCGATGAACCGGCAGCAGTTGTTCATATGTCTGCACTATGGATACTGCCGTTTTATATCCTAGGTGGCTTGGCTGAGGCCTTCAATGGAATTGGACAGATTGAATTCTGTTACTCCGAATTACCGAAAACCATGTCGACCATTGCGGCCAATATTTACGGATTCGGAACCTTCATTTCGAACCTGGTAGCGAGTTTTATAACAAGCACGGTTGACAATGTTACTAAAAGAGGAGGTGAAAGTTGGATTTCAAGCAACATGAACAAAGGGCATTATGATTACTATTATTGCCTTCTTGCTGGCTTGAGCATGCTTAATTTTATCTACTTTCTGGCTTGCTGCAAAGCTTACGGTCCTTGCCATGGAGATAACAAAAACCAGGCAGAGAAATCCAAAAAAGGAGATTATGAGAGTATAGATGATAGTTAA
- the LOC107944098 gene encoding protein NRT1/ PTR FAMILY 1.2 codes for MENPTDEHGKLSEPFLTSSPSKGGFRTLPFILAMEAFERVAIVGITTNMIVYLTGEFGMETATAASVIFVWSAATGFTPIIGAFIADSYMGKYPMIGIGTIIGFLGMILLWSTAMIPQARPYCDQFNTICEAPTIPQLLLLYFSLGLISIGAGGIRSSFMAIGVDQLDERNNSHGFFNWCYVTLMFSSLIAVTLIVYIQDNMGWKMGFGVPVMLMFLSAVAFFLPSSFYIKLKPKASLLTGLAQVIVASFRNRHIALPSHAANEVYYIREGSMLQVPSEKLRFLNKACMIKNPQEDLTSKGTASNPWSLCTIDQVEDLKALIRVMPLCSAGIMLSVTVNQGSLMVIQAGTMDRHVTSNFEIPAASFSLFMMISVVVWIAFYDQIALPLASKIKGQPVRLGLKQRMGIGLLCSCASMVASAFVECTRRKIAIEEGFSDEPQAVVHMSALWVLPFYVLAGLSEAFNAIALIEFCYSNLPKTMSTIAANVNGLGGFTGNLVASLITSMVDNVTKKEGKAGFRVI; via the exons ATGGAAAATCCTACAGATGAACACGGCAAGCTCAGTGAACCTTTCCTTACATCCTCTCCATCAAAGGGTGGTTTCAGAACTCTGCCTTTCATCTTAG CAATGGAGGCCTTTGAAAGGGTGGCTATCGTTGGGATAACTACGAATATGATAGTGTATTTGACGGGAGAATTCGGCATGGAAACCGCAACAGCAGCCAGTGTGATCTTCGTTTGGTCAGCTGCCACCGGTTTCACACCCATCATTGGTGCTTTTATTGCGGATTCTTATATGGGAAAGTACCCCATGATCGGGATCGGGACCATTATTGGTTTTCTG GGGATGATTCTATTATGGTCAACAGCTATGATTCCACAAGCAAGGCCATACTGCGACCAATTCAACACCATCTGTGAAGCCCCAACAATACCCCAACTTCTACTCTTATATTTTTCACTAGGCCTAATCTCTATCGGAGCTGGTGGCATAAGATCGTCATTCATGGCCATCGGTGTAGATCAGTTGGATGAGAGAAACAACTCGCACGGTTTCTTCAATTGGTGCTATGTTACACTCATGTTTTCATCTCTAATCGCTGTAACTTTGATTGTTTATATTCAAGATAACATGGGGTGGAAAATGGGTTTTGGGGTACCTGTAATGCTGATGTTCCTTTCAGCTGTTGCGTTCTTCTTACCATCTTCATTTTACATCAAGTTGAAACCTAAGGCAAGCTTGCTCACTGGTTTGGCTCAAGTTATAGTGGCTTCTTTCAGAAATAGGCACATTGCGTTACCCTCCCATGCCGCAAATGAAGTTTATTATATCAGAGAGGGATCGATGCTTCAAGTACCGAGTGAAAAACTAAG GTTTCTGAATAAAGCTTGCATGATAAAAAATCCTCAAGAGGACTTAACCTCGAAGGGAACTGCTTCAAACCCATGGAGTCTTTGTACAATAGATCAAGTGGAGGACCTAAAAGCATTGATCAGAGTAATGCCGCTTTGCTCCGCAGGAATCATGCTGTCCGTAACCGTTAATCAAGGCTCATTGATGGTAATTCAAGCAGGAACCATGGACAGACATGTAACTTCAAACTTTGAAATCCCTGCAGCTTCATTCAGCTTGTTTATGATGATCTCTGTGGTTGTATGGATCGCATTCTATGACCAGATAGCTCTTCCTTTAGCTTCAAAGATTAAAGGACAACCAGTTCGTCTCGGTTTAAAACAAAGAATGGGGATTggtcttctttgctcttgtgcatcCATGGTAGCCTCAGCATTTGTAGAGTGTACTCGGCGGAAAATTGCGATCGAAGAAGGATTTTCTGACGAACCGCAAGCCGTTGTGCATATGTCTGCACTATGGGTACTGCCATTTTATGTCCTAGCTGGCTTGTCTGAGGCTTTCAATGCAATTGCACTGATTGAATTCTGTTACTCCAATTTACCGAAAACCATGTCAACCATTGCGGCCAATGTTAATGGATTGGGAGGCTTCACTGGGAACCTGGTGGCCAGTTTAATAACAAGCATGGTTGACAATGTTACTAAAAAGGAGGGGAAAGCTGGGTTTCGAGTAATATGA
- the LOC107944099 gene encoding probable beta-1,4-xylosyltransferase IRX9H gives MASIRRTLSPVPRPGTPVTGEAERSVPSPLSKSTTPQTGGLLSSLIGLSDSQALVFGVFSPITTRPVDRPNPKHKGQVWRRALFHFFICFLLGFVIGLTSFVSVGFSYMNLISEQQAFAFEVEPTVASFHTHDGSERNVTSMADGTEVENNVTLNPYALVQRQGMIEGNLDNALTNQSLPRDINPGSWKLLIVITPTHARPHQAYYLNRLAYTLKLVQPPLLWIVVEMTSQSEETAGILRKSGIMYRHLVCKKNLTDIKDRNVHQRNVALSHIETHRLDGIVYFADEYNVYSIDLFEQMRQIRQFGTWTVAKQTQDNNRVTLEGPVCNGTKVIGWHLNELSKRYRRFHAETPGFAFNSTILWDPRRWHRPTLEQIRQLETVKDGFQASSIIEQVVEDESQMEGLPQDCSRIMVWELNIESNSFYPQKWLMKNNLDVIAPLA, from the exons ATGGCATCAATTAGAAGAACACTGTCTCCGGTGCCTCGACCGGGGACTCCTGTTACAGGGGAGGCTGAACGTTCAGTTCCTTCTCCTCTGTCGAAGTCGACAACGCCGCAGACTGGTGGCTTGTTATCTTCTCTTATAGGTTTATCAGATTCTCAAGCATTGGTGTTCGGTGTTTTTTCGCCGATAACTACTAGGCCTGTTGATAGGCCGAATCCGAAACACAAAGGACAAGTATGGAGGAGggctctttttcatttcttcatttGTTTCCTACTCGGTTTTGTTATCGGATTGACATCATTCGTTTCCGTAGGCTTTTCTTATATGAACCTCATTTCAGAGCAACAAGCATTTGCTTTCGAGGTAGAACCGACTGTTGCAAGTTTCCATACGCATGATGGTTCAGAAAGGAATGTGACGTCAATGGCGGATGGCACTGAGGTTGAAAACAATGTCACATTGAATCCATATGCATTGGTGCAAAGACAGGGAATGATTGAAGGGAATTTAGATAATGCCCTGACTAATCAATCACTTCCTCGAGATATAAATCCGGGATCCTGGAAGCTTTTGATTGTTATAACTCCAACACATGCTCGACCGCATCAAGCCTATTATCTAAACCGTTTGGCATACACATTAAAGCTAGTTCAACCTCCATTATTGTGGATAGTTGTGGAGATGACCTCACAGTCCGAGGAAACAGCCGGTATCCTAAGAAAGAGCGGCATTATGTATAGGCATCTTGTTTGCAAAAAGAATCTGACCGATATAAAAGACAGAAATGTTCATCAAAGAAATGTGGCATTATCTCACATTGAAACTCATCGACTTGATGGAATCGTCTACTTTGCCGATGAGTATAACGTCTATTCCATCGATCTCTTCGAGCAAATGAGGCAAATTAG GCAGTTCGGGACATGGACCGTGGCCAAACAAACACAGGACAACAATAGAGTTACACTGGAAGGCCCTGTTTGTAATGGAACTAAAGTCATTGGATGGCACCTAAATGAACTAAGCAAGAGATACAGAAGATTCCATGCTGAAACGCCGGGGTTTGCCTTCAATAGTACCATACTCTGGGATCCAAGACGATGGCATCGACCCACTCTTGAACAGATTAGACAACTCGAGACAGTCAAAGATGGCTTCCAA GCAAGCTCAATTATCGAACAAGTCGTGGAAGATGAAAGCCAGATGGAAGGCTTACCGCAGGACTGCTCGAGAATCATGGTTTGGGAGCTTAATATCGAATCTAATTCCTTCTATCCCCAAAAATGGTTGATGAAGAATAACTTAGACGTTATTGCTCCGCTTGCATGA
- the LOC121220022 gene encoding ER membrane protein complex subunit 1: MAIMSFIFVFFFFSSLQPILSLYEDQVGLMDWHQQYIGKVKQAVFHTHKTGRKRVVASTEQNIIATLDLRSGEIFWRHVLGPNDVVDGIDIALGKYVITLSSGGSILRAWNLPDGQMVWESSLHGPKHSKSLLLTTNLIIEKDNSLIVFSNGRLNAVSCIDGEVLWKKDFEEESLEVQQVIQPPGSDFIYVVGFAASSQFETYKINAKNGELLKHESTAFSGRFSGEVSLVSSETVAALDSTGSILLTISFHNGKISSQQTPVSNLLEDSPGLAVIIHSSVTGIFAIKTDAATIFIRVIGEGKLEVVEKTNHETVVSDALTISEGQQAFALVQHAGSNIHLTVKPAHDWDSNLLKESIKMDQQRGFVHKVFINNYIRTDRSHGFRALIVMEDHSLLLLQQGAIVWSREDGLASIIDVTTSELPVEKAGVSVAKVELNLFEWLKGHVLKLKGTLMLATPEDIAAIQYMRLKSSEKSKMTRDHNGFRKLLIALTRAGKLFALHTGDGRIVWSHLLQSLHKSESCRQPIGLNLHQWQVPHHHALDENPSVLVVGRCGPSSDALGVLSLVDSYTGKEFSSLRLVHSVAQVIPLPYTDSTEQRLHLLIDADKHAHLYPKTPEAIDIFQSEFSNVYWYSVDDDNGIIKGYALKTKCSGNVADEFCFDSRELWSIVLPSESEKIITTATRKLNEAVHTQAKLIADQDVMYKYISSNLLFVATVAPKASGEIGSVTPEESWLVVYLIDTVTGRVLHRMTHHGSQGPVQAVLSENWVVYHYFNLRAHRYEMSVIEIYDQSRADNKDVWKLVVGNHNLTSPVSSYSRAEVITKSQSYFFTHSLKAIAVTLTVKGITSKQLLIGTIGDQVLALDKRFLDPRRSVNPTQAEREEGIIPLTDSLPIIPQSYITHSLRVEGLQSIITVAAKLESTTLVFAHGLDLFFTHYAPSRTYDSLTEDFSYALLLITIVALVAAIFVTWILSQRKELQDRWR; encoded by the exons ATGGCGATTATGTCTTTTATTTtcgttttcttctttttctcttctctacAACCGATCCTTTCTCTTTACGAAGATCAAGTAGGCCTCATGGATTG GCATCAGCAGTACATCGGGAAAGTGAAGCAAGCAGTGTTTCACACCCATAAAACTGGTCGAAAACGAGTCGTAGCATCCACCGAACAAAACATTATAGCTACACTCGATCTTCGCAGCGGCGAGATTT TTTGGAGACATGTGCTTGGACCTAATGATGTTGTCGATGGTATTGACATTGCTCTGGGAAAAT ATGTCATTACCCTTTCATCAGGAGGAAGTATTTTAAGAGCATGGAATCTTCCTGATGGGCAGATGGTGTGGGAATCTTCACTTCATGGTCCAAAGCACTCAAAATCACTGTTGTTAACG acaaatttgattattgaaaaggACAATTCACTCATCGTTTTCAGCAATGGTCGCCTTAATGCTGTTTCTTGCATCGATGGTGAGGTTCTTTGGAAGAAGGATTTTGAAGAAGAAAG CCTTGAGGTTCAGCAGGTAATTCAGCCTCCTGGCAGTGATTTCATATACGTTGTAGGATTTGCTGCATCATCCCAGTTTGAGACGTATAAAATCAATGCCAAGAATGGAGAGTTGCTGAAACATGAAAGCACAGCCTTCTCTGGCCGGTTTTCGGGAGAAGTTTCACTAGTTTCTAGTGAGACAGTTGCGGCTCTAGATTCCACAGGGTCAATTTTGCTAACAATAAGTTTTCACAATGGGAAAATTAGTTCTCAACAGACACCTGTTTCAAATCTTTTAGAGGATTCTCCGGGACTGGCAGTCATAATACATTCATCGGTCACAGGAATATTTGCAATTAAAACTGATGCAGCTACTATATTTATTAGAGTGATAGGTGAAGGCAAGTTAGAAGTGGTGGAAAAAACAAATCATGAAACAGTCGTTAGTGATGCTCTCACAATCTCTGAGGGCCAACAAGCATTTGCATTGGTTCAACATGCAGGAAGCAATATTCATCTCACAGTCAAGCCAGCACATGATTGGGATAGTAATTTGCTTAAGGAAAGCATTAAAATGGACCAGCAACGTGGGTTCGTCCACAaggtttttataaataattatatccGAACTGATAGGTCTCATGGATTTCGGGCTTTGATTGTGATGGAAGATCATTCATTGTTGTTATTACAACAAGGTGCAATTGTCTGGAGCAGGGAAGATGGTTTGGCATCAATAATTGATGTAACTACTTCAGAACTCCCTGTGGAAAAGGCTGGTGTATCTGTCGCAAAAGTGGAGCTCAACCTCTTTGAATGGCTTAAG GGACATGTGCTGAAACTTAAGGGTACACTAATGCTTGCAACCCCTGAAGATATAGCTGCCATACAATATATGAGGTTAAAAAGTTCTGAGAAGAGCAAAATGACCCGAGACCACAATGGCTTCCGGAAGCTGCTCATAGCACTAACAAGGGCAGGGAAGCTTTTTGCCTTGCATACTGGAGATGGACGCATTGTCTGGTCTCACTTGCTACAGTCTCTACACAAGTCTGAATCATGTCGACAGCCAATAGGACTTAACTTGCATCAGTGGCAGGTTCCCCACCATCATGCTTTGGATGAAAATCCATCTGTGCTTGTAGTTGGAAGGTGTGGTCCAAGTTCAGATGCACTAGGTGTACTTTCTCTTGTTGATTCTTATACAGGAAAGGAGTTTAGTTCTTTACGTCTTGTTCATTCCGTTGCGCAAGTTATTCCGCTGCCATATACAGATTCAACAGAGCAGCGACTCCATCTCCTAATCGATGCTGATAAGCATGCACATTTATACCCCAAAACTCCTGAGGCTATTGATATTTTCCAAAGTGAGTTTTCAAATGTATACTGGTACTCAGTCGACGATGATAATGGTATCATCAAGGGGTATGCTTTGAAGACCAAGTGCAGTGGCAATGTGGCTGATGAGTTCTGCTTTGACTCTAGGGAGTTGTGGTCAATTGTGTTGCCCTCTGAATCAGAAAAGATCATTACAACTGCCACTAGAAAATTGAACGAG GCGGTACATACTCAAGCAAAGCTTATAGCAGACCAGGATgtcatgtataaatatatatcaagTAATCTACTTTTCGTGGCAACTGTTGCACCCAAAGCCAGTGGTGAAATCGGATCTGTTACACCAGAAGAATCATGGTTGGTTGTATATCTTATCGACACTGTAACGGGTCGTGTATTGCACCGTATGACTCATCATGGTTCACAGGGCCCTGTCCAAGCT GTTTTAAGTGAGAACTGGGTAGTCTACCACTATTTCAACCTTAGAGCACATAGATATGAGATGTCGGTCATCGAAATTTACGACCAGTCTCGAGCT GACAACAAAGATGTTTGGAAGCTTGTTGTTGGAAATCACAACCTTACTTCACCGGTTTCTTCATATTCTCGAGCAGAGGTCATAACGAAATCACAGTCCTACTTTTTCACCCATTCATTGAAAGCTATAGCAGTGACATTAACAGTAAAGGGTATAACTTCAAAACAGCTTCTCATTGGTACGATTGGTGATCAG GTTTTGGCACTGGACAAGCGTTTCCTGGATCCACGTCGATCAGTTAACCCCACACAAGCAGAGAGAGAAGAAGGCATTATACCACTAACAGATTCATTGCCAATCATTCCTCAG TCTTATATTACACATAGCCTTAGAGTGGAAGGTCTTCAAAGTATAATAACAGTGGCGGCGAAGCTAGAATCAACAACACTAGTGTTTGCACATGGATTGGACCTGTTTTTCACACATTACGCACCTTCAAGGACCTATGATTCACTCACTGAAGATTTTAGTTATGCCTTGCTTCTCATTACAATCGTGGCGCTTGTAGCCGCAATCTTTGTTACTTGGATTTTATCTCAGAGGAAAGAACTACAAGATAGATGGAGATAA